TTCGGGTCGACGCGCCCCGCCGGTGGGATCCGGTGGCCGAGGAGTACTCGTTCCGGTACGTCCATCGTGGAGTGCAGCGGATCGTGCACTACCCGGAGGCCCGGTCGACCCGCCACAAGCTCGACGTCATCCGGCAGGCCGGTGCCCGGTACGGGTTGTGGTGCCCGGTCGGGGAAGATCCGGCGGTCTGGGAGGAGGCTTTCCGACCCGCCTCTACTTGGTGAGCTCCGCGGTCGGTTCGTCCGCCGCGCGCGCCCGGCTGCGTAGCGTCCGCACGGCCCAGAGAACCAGCGCGGCGGCGAGCAAGCCGACCACCACGAACCCGCCGGTGCTGAGCACGTCCTCGATCCTGCGGGCGGCCGACCCGAGGGCTACGCCCAGACTGATGTGCAGCAGCGACCAGCTCGTAGCACCGAGGATCACGGCGGGGAAGAAGCGGCGCGGCGCGAGCCCCGCGCTACCGGCCGCGGCGGGTGCCAACGCACGCACCGCGGGCAGGAAGCGAACGAAGAACACCGCCCACGCGCCGCGACGCTGAAGCGTGTCGGCGGCGCGGTCCCAGAGCGTCGCCCCGTAGCGGCGGATCAGTCGGGTCTCGCGTAACCGCGGACCGTACCGACGGCCGATCAGGTACCCGATCGAGTCCCCGAGCACCGCACAGGCCGTGACCACCGCCCAGAGCGCGAGGAACCGCGGCGCGCTGGTAGCGGTGGTCGAGGCCACCAGCAGACTCGATTCGCCGGGAACGACCAACCCGAGACCGAGCGTGCACTCGCCGAGCACGAGCAGTCCGGCTACGGCGATCACCGCCGGCGGCGGCAACGCCTGCAGCCAGTCCAGCATGTCGCCAAGCATTCGCACACTCCCCGACGTTCGACCCGGTACCGCCGCTCAGCGACGCTAGGTCGAGCCTCGCAGCGAAAACATGACCTTTCGTCAGGGATCAACCCCGACTTCCGTCGGAAGTGATTGGCTGAGTGCATGCTGCCCTGGGATACCGAACTGGCCGGTGAGCTGACACGACAGACGATCGACTCGACGCTGCTCCGGGGTAATCCCCTGGGGGATCCACACGAGCGCCCACTCTGGGTCTACACGCCGCCCGGCTACCACGCCGATCCCGCGGCGCGGTGGCCCACCGTCTACGTGATCCAGGGCTACACCGGCCACCTCGGCATGTGGGCGAACCGGATGCCGTACCGCCAGCCGTTCCCGGAGACCGCCGACGCGGTGTTCGCGTCCGGTGAGGCGCCCGGCTGCATCGTGGTCTACGTCGACGCCTGGACCGCGTACGGCGGCTCGCAGTTCGTCGACTCGCCCGGCACCGGGCC
The sequence above is a segment of the Cryptosporangium minutisporangium genome. Coding sequences within it:
- a CDS encoding DedA family protein, with the protein product MLGDMLDWLQALPPPAVIAVAGLLVLGECTLGLGLVVPGESSLLVASTTATSAPRFLALWAVVTACAVLGDSIGYLIGRRYGPRLRETRLIRRYGATLWDRAADTLQRRGAWAVFFVRFLPAVRALAPAAAGSAGLAPRRFFPAVILGATSWSLLHISLGVALGSAARRIEDVLSTGGFVVVGLLAAALVLWAVRTLRSRARAADEPTAELTK